The Faecalibacterium prausnitzii genome includes a window with the following:
- a CDS encoding helix-turn-helix domain-containing protein translates to MMPNSDLKVLGEKVRKERKLAGLTQEQLAERCHVSTKHIANIEKGSMNPSYEILLAIARVLPISLDALITPGMDKTEIELKEFNLIYLSCPEAVRETLMDSTRTLAKHLTEFYSKIENP, encoded by the coding sequence ATGATGCCGAATTCTGACTTGAAAGTACTTGGAGAAAAGGTTCGCAAGGAGCGCAAGCTGGCAGGTTTAACCCAAGAACAGCTTGCTGAACGCTGCCATGTTTCAACGAAGCATATCGCCAACATTGAAAAAGGCAGCATGAATCCGTCTTACGAAATTCTTTTGGCGATTGCTCGTGTTCTGCCGATTTCGCTTGATGCGCTGATCACTCCGGGGATGGACAAGACGGAAATAGAATTAAAAGAGTTCAATCTAATCTATCTTTCCTGTCCAGAAGCAGTGCGGGAAACCTTAATGGACTCGACCCGCACACTGGCAAAGCATCTGACAGAGTTTTACAGTAAGATTGAAAATCCCTGA
- a CDS encoding helix-turn-helix domain-containing protein translates to MYYDPAATGERIQNLRKDREVTQEQLAIDLNISDRYMRNLEKGEKVPSVDLFVELRERFGSSLDYIVLGVSASQREQELQDQLHMLRKELKEMQRRILVMLEMLGESA, encoded by the coding sequence ATGTATTATGATCCTGCTGCAACGGGTGAACGAATCCAAAACCTCCGCAAAGACCGTGAAGTGACACAGGAGCAGCTCGCCATTGATTTGAACATCAGTGACCGCTACATGAGAAATCTGGAAAAGGGTGAGAAAGTTCCGTCTGTTGACCTCTTTGTGGAACTGCGGGAACGCTTTGGCTCCTCGCTGGACTACATCGTTTTGGGTGTGTCGGCATCCCAGCGGGAGCAGGAGTTGCAAGATCAACTGCATATGCTCCGCAAAGAGCTGAAAGAGATGCAGCGGCGGATTCTGGTCATGCTGGAAATGCTGGGCGAATCTGCTTAG